Proteins co-encoded in one Vibrio fortis genomic window:
- a CDS encoding TRAP transporter substrate-binding protein, with the protein MTTRNKIIPLIKAASVALLATVSLSAHAAEKVYRLKLAETWGPNTPILGDASKNMAKLANEMSNGRLQIRIDSANKHKAPLGVFDMVKSGQYDLGHSSSYYWKGKVPNTLYFSSMPFGMMTTEQYAWFYQGGGMELMQEVYAPHNLLSFPGGNSDIQMGGWFKKEINSIEDLKGLKMRIPGFAGEVFAKVGAKPTNIAPGELYTSLERGTIDALEWVGPAFDLRMGFQKIAPYYYTAWHEPGSETQFLVNKKTWDKLPKDLQLILETSFRVAAFDMYTQALDANANSWATMLSDYPDIKVRDFPPEVLQTMRSATDELLAEQAAKDPLAKKIIDSQADYTKKVRAWTNISTKAYLNHE; encoded by the coding sequence ATGACGACTCGAAATAAAATCATCCCTCTAATCAAAGCAGCCTCAGTGGCGCTGCTCGCAACAGTTTCACTCTCCGCTCACGCTGCAGAAAAAGTGTATCGTTTAAAGCTTGCTGAAACATGGGGACCGAATACCCCAATCCTCGGTGACGCCAGCAAGAACATGGCTAAATTAGCGAATGAAATGTCTAACGGCCGCCTGCAAATCCGCATCGACTCAGCCAATAAACACAAAGCGCCGCTTGGGGTCTTCGATATGGTGAAATCGGGTCAATACGATTTAGGACACTCAAGCTCTTACTACTGGAAAGGTAAGGTTCCGAATACGCTCTACTTCTCTTCTATGCCATTTGGCATGATGACTACCGAGCAATACGCATGGTTTTACCAAGGCGGTGGCATGGAGCTGATGCAAGAAGTCTACGCACCACATAACCTGCTCTCCTTCCCTGGTGGTAACTCAGATATTCAAATGGGTGGCTGGTTTAAGAAAGAGATCAACTCAATCGAAGATCTTAAAGGCTTGAAGATGCGCATCCCAGGTTTTGCTGGTGAGGTATTTGCAAAGGTTGGAGCCAAGCCAACCAATATTGCACCGGGCGAACTTTATACTTCTCTAGAGCGTGGCACAATTGACGCACTTGAATGGGTTGGACCAGCCTTTGACCTGCGTATGGGCTTTCAAAAGATTGCACCTTACTACTACACCGCTTGGCATGAGCCGGGATCAGAGACTCAGTTCTTAGTGAACAAAAAGACTTGGGATAAGCTACCAAAAGACCTTCAGCTGATCCTAGAGACCTCTTTCCGAGTCGCTGCCTTTGACATGTATACCCAAGCGCTGGATGCTAACGCCAACAGCTGGGCCACTATGCTGTCGGACTACCCAGACATCAAGGTTCGTGACTTCCCACCAGAAGTACTGCAAACCATGCGCTCTGCAACCGATGAACTCCTTGCCGAACAAGCAGCAAAAGATCCTCTAGCGAAGAAAATCATCGACTCTCAAGCCGATTACACCAAGAAAGTACGCGCGTGGACCAACATCTCAACCAAGGCCTACCTCAACCACGAGTAA
- the rpoD gene encoding RNA polymerase sigma factor RpoD yields MDQNPQSQLKLLVIKGKEQGYLTYAEVNDHLPAEIVDSEQVEDIIQMINDMGIKVVETAPDADDLALNDDDTITDEDAAEAAAAALSSVENEIGRTTDPVRMYMREMGTVELLTREGEIDIAKRIEDGINQVQLSVAEYPGTIPYILEQFDKVQAEELRLTDLISGFVDPDDDGTAAPTATHIGSELAESDLDDEDAEDVDDEDDTEEEEEDTGIDPELALEKFTALRTSFQNRQLAINEYGAESPKAVLATTMMQDVFKEFRLTPKQFDYLVNELRTSMDRVRTQERLIMRQTVEYGKMPKKSFIALFTGNESSEAWLDEVLASDKPYAEKIKRNESEIRRSIQKLDMIEKETSLTVQSIKDISRRMSIGEAKARRAKKEMVEANLRLVISIAKKYTNRGLQFLDLIQEGNIGLMKAVDKFEYRRGYKFSTYATWWIRQAITRSIADQARTIRIPVHMIETINKLNRISRQMLQEMGREPLPEELAERMQMPEDKIRKVLKIAKEPISMETPIGDDEDSHLGDFIEDTTLELPLDSATATSLRGATKDVLAGLTPREAKVLRMRFGIDMNTDHTLEEVGKQFDVTRERIRQIEAKALRKLRHPSRSETLRSFLDE; encoded by the coding sequence CGCACCTGATGCCGATGATCTAGCCCTAAATGATGACGATACCATCACAGATGAAGATGCAGCCGAAGCGGCAGCAGCTGCGCTTTCAAGCGTAGAAAACGAGATCGGCCGTACAACCGACCCAGTACGTATGTACATGCGTGAGATGGGTACTGTTGAGCTACTGACTCGTGAAGGCGAAATCGATATTGCTAAACGTATCGAAGATGGTATCAACCAAGTTCAGCTTTCTGTTGCTGAATATCCTGGCACTATCCCATACATCTTAGAGCAGTTTGACAAAGTTCAAGCTGAAGAGCTGCGCCTTACCGATCTGATCAGCGGTTTCGTTGACCCAGATGACGATGGTACGGCAGCACCAACAGCGACGCATATCGGTTCTGAGCTGGCAGAATCTGATCTTGACGATGAAGATGCTGAAGACGTAGATGACGAAGATGACACCGAAGAGGAAGAAGAAGATACAGGTATCGACCCTGAGCTTGCTCTTGAGAAATTCACTGCACTTCGCACAAGCTTCCAAAATCGTCAGCTAGCGATCAACGAATACGGCGCAGAGAGCCCGAAAGCTGTTCTTGCAACAACGATGATGCAAGACGTGTTCAAAGAGTTCCGCCTAACGCCAAAACAGTTCGATTACCTAGTGAATGAACTTCGCACTTCAATGGATCGTGTACGTACTCAAGAGCGCCTAATCATGCGCCAAACAGTTGAGTACGGCAAAATGCCGAAGAAATCTTTCATTGCCCTATTCACAGGCAACGAATCTAGCGAAGCATGGTTAGATGAAGTACTTGCTTCAGACAAGCCATACGCAGAGAAGATCAAACGTAACGAGAGTGAAATCCGCCGCTCAATCCAGAAACTGGATATGATCGAGAAAGAGACATCACTAACAGTACAAAGCATCAAAGACATCAGCCGTCGTATGTCTATCGGTGAAGCGAAAGCTCGCCGTGCGAAGAAAGAGATGGTTGAGGCGAACTTACGTCTAGTAATCTCGATTGCTAAGAAGTACACCAACCGTGGTCTACAGTTCTTGGATCTAATCCAAGAAGGTAACATCGGTCTAATGAAAGCCGTAGATAAGTTTGAATACCGTCGTGGTTACAAGTTCTCTACTTACGCTACGTGGTGGATCCGTCAAGCAATCACTCGTTCGATTGCCGACCAAGCTCGTACTATCCGTATTCCGGTTCACATGATCGAAACGATCAACAAACTAAACCGTATCTCTCGTCAAATGCTGCAAGAGATGGGCCGTGAACCACTACCGGAAGAGTTGGCTGAGCGCATGCAAATGCCTGAAGACAAGATCCGTAAAGTACTGAAGATCGCTAAAGAGCCTATCTCTATGGAGACACCAATCGGTGACGACGAAGATTCGCATCTAGGTGACTTCATCGAGGATACAACACTAGAACTACCTCTAGACTCTGCAACGGCAACCAGCCTACGCGGTGCAACTAAAGACGTTCTAGCTGGACTAACTCCTCGTGAGGCTAAAGTACTGCGTATGCGTTTCGGTATCGACATGAACACTGACCACACTCTAGAAGAGGTTGGTAAGCAGTTCGACGTAACTCGTGAACGTATCCGTCAGATCGAAGCAAAAGCGCTACGTAAGCTACGTCACCCAAGCCGCTCTGAAACTCTACGTAGTTTCCTAGACGAGTAA
- a CDS encoding O-acetylhomoserine aminocarboxypropyltransferase/cysteine synthase family protein: MKDETLSIHFGYETDPTTKSVATPIYQTVAYEFDDAQHGADLFNLEVPGNIYTRIMNPTNDVLEKRMAALEGGIAGLVVSAGSAAINYAIQTLAQIGDNIVSTPQLYGGTYTLFAHMLPNQGIEVRFAKDDKPESLAELIDENTKAVYCESIGNPAGNIIDLERVAELAHAQGVPVIVDNTVATPVLCKPIEFGADIVVHSLTKYVGGHGTTLGGVIVDSGKFPWAEHKDRFPVFNQPEPSYHGVVYTEAFGEAAFIGRARTVPLRNTGSALSPMNSFMLMQGLETLSLRMERHTENALKVAEYLKQHDKVSWVSYAGLPDSEFYPLAEKYMQGKPSAILSFGLKDGYEAGVRFYDALQIFKRLVNIGDAKSLACHPASTTHRQLSEQEQKQAGVSPEMIRLSVGIEHIDDILADLEQALNA, translated from the coding sequence ATGAAAGACGAAACACTCTCGATCCACTTTGGTTACGAGACCGACCCTACCACCAAATCTGTTGCCACTCCGATCTATCAAACTGTGGCTTATGAGTTCGATGATGCTCAACACGGCGCCGATCTCTTCAACCTCGAAGTCCCTGGTAACATCTATACCCGTATCATGAACCCAACCAATGACGTGTTAGAGAAGCGAATGGCAGCACTAGAGGGTGGCATTGCAGGACTGGTTGTGAGCGCGGGCAGTGCAGCGATCAACTATGCGATTCAAACGCTGGCACAGATAGGCGATAACATTGTTTCTACCCCTCAGCTATACGGTGGTACTTACACCCTGTTTGCACACATGCTGCCAAACCAAGGCATTGAAGTACGCTTTGCCAAAGACGACAAACCTGAAAGCTTAGCTGAGCTCATCGATGAGAACACCAAGGCGGTTTACTGCGAAAGCATTGGTAACCCTGCAGGAAACATCATCGATCTAGAGCGCGTTGCCGAACTTGCCCACGCACAAGGCGTGCCCGTGATCGTTGATAACACAGTCGCGACACCAGTGCTGTGTAAGCCTATAGAATTTGGTGCCGACATTGTGGTGCACTCTCTTACAAAATATGTCGGTGGACATGGCACAACGCTCGGTGGCGTAATCGTGGATTCGGGTAAGTTCCCGTGGGCTGAGCATAAAGATCGATTCCCAGTATTCAACCAACCTGAACCGTCTTACCATGGCGTGGTGTATACCGAAGCCTTTGGTGAGGCTGCGTTTATCGGCAGAGCGCGTACTGTACCTCTGCGCAACACCGGCTCAGCACTCTCACCAATGAACTCCTTTATGCTGATGCAGGGTTTAGAGACACTATCACTGCGTATGGAGCGCCACACTGAAAACGCTCTTAAGGTGGCTGAGTACCTCAAGCAGCATGATAAAGTAAGTTGGGTAAGCTATGCCGGTTTGCCAGACTCTGAGTTCTACCCGCTGGCTGAGAAATACATGCAGGGTAAACCTTCTGCTATCTTATCTTTCGGTCTCAAAGATGGCTATGAAGCTGGTGTTCGCTTCTATGACGCACTGCAGATCTTTAAGCGCTTGGTGAATATCGGCGATGCGAAGTCGCTAGCGTGCCATCCAGCTTCAACAACTCACCGTCAGTTAAGTGAGCAAGAACAGAAGCAAGCAGGTGTGTCTCCGGAAATGATTCGCCTATCTGTAGGTATCGAGCATATTGACGATATTCTTGCCGATTTAGAGCAAGCACTGAACGCTTAA